The following are encoded in a window of Clostridium thermarum genomic DNA:
- a CDS encoding DUF2278 family protein — protein sequence MHAITNTTWQDGGLLVHFQQENKWAAIFWAFQSQKAAL from the coding sequence ATCCATGCTATAACAAATACAACCTGGCAGGATGGCGGTTTATTAGTACATTTTCAACAGGAAAACAAATGGGCTGCCATCTTTTGGGCCTTTCAGTCTCAGAAGGCTGCATTATAG
- a CDS encoding ABC transporter ATP-binding protein — protein sequence MEKVIEITNLTKIYKNGRGIKDINLDIYKGDIFGFLGPNGAGKTTAMKIMTGLVKPDSGSVRIMGYDIADEFEKGMARVGCIIETVETHQYLTAYENLKQLSRYYTYIDDNRINEVLHLTGLLKFKNEKPRKFSLGMRQRLGIAAAILSKPEVVILDEPLNGLDVEGMIAMRNLIKDLAQTEKTTFFISSHLIHDVELTCNRIGVIYNGRLLNVDTTENILTSYATLENYFVSEVERNGRI from the coding sequence ATGGAAAAGGTAATTGAAATTACTAATTTAACTAAGATATATAAAAACGGAAGAGGTATAAAAGATATTAATCTAGATATCTATAAAGGTGATATCTTTGGTTTTCTAGGTCCTAACGGTGCCGGTAAAACTACTGCCATGAAAATTATGACCGGTCTAGTAAAGCCAGATAGCGGCAGCGTTAGAATAATGGGCTATGACATAGCTGACGAATTTGAAAAGGGCATGGCAAGGGTAGGCTGCATCATAGAGACAGTTGAAACTCACCAATATCTCACAGCCTATGAAAATCTGAAGCAATTATCCAGATACTATACATATATAGATGATAATAGGATAAATGAAGTCTTACACCTAACTGGATTATTGAAATTTAAAAATGAAAAACCTAGGAAGTTCTCACTTGGAATGCGTCAGAGGCTCGGTATTGCTGCGGCTATACTATCAAAACCGGAAGTAGTTATATTGGACGAGCCTTTAAACGGATTGGATGTAGAAGGCATGATAGCAATGCGAAATCTTATTAAGGATTTAGCCCAAACTGAAAAAACAACCTTCTTTATATCCAGTCATCTAATTCATGATGTGGAGCTTACCTGTAACCGTATTGGGGTTATATATAACGGAAGATTGCTTAATGTAGATACCACAGAAAACATACTGACTAGCTATGCCACTCTTGAAAATTACTTTGTTAGCGAGGTAGAGAGAAATGGGAGGATTTAA
- a CDS encoding response regulator transcription factor → MKKILIIEDDLSIAKLQKDYLEMAGYEVTLSTDGISGLNSLKENQYDLLILDLMLPHLDGFDILRIIRDEKAIPVLLVSARKEEADKIMGLGLGADDYITKPFSFGELVARVNSHIQNYERLRNKFGGKTPSNIITIRGLEIQKDSRRVFLNGKEIFLAQKEFELLLLLAQNPNRVFGREELFERIWGLDALGDISTVTVHIARLRDKLESTPSNPQFIETVWGAGYRFKI, encoded by the coding sequence ATGAAAAAAATTCTAATTATAGAGGATGATTTAAGCATAGCAAAACTTCAGAAAGACTATCTTGAAATGGCTGGGTATGAGGTTACTCTTAGTACAGATGGTATTTCGGGGCTAAATTCTTTAAAGGAAAATCAGTATGATTTATTAATTTTAGACCTTATGCTGCCCCATTTAGATGGTTTTGATATATTAAGAATTATCAGGGATGAAAAAGCTATTCCCGTATTGTTGGTTTCTGCAAGGAAGGAAGAAGCAGATAAAATTATGGGGCTTGGCCTAGGAGCCGATGACTACATCACTAAGCCTTTCAGTTTCGGAGAACTGGTTGCAAGAGTGAACTCACACATACAAAACTATGAAAGATTAAGAAACAAATTTGGTGGTAAGACCCCGTCAAATATAATCACCATCCGCGGATTAGAAATACAAAAGGATTCCCGAAGAGTATTTCTAAATGGCAAAGAAATATTTTTGGCTCAAAAAGAATTTGAGCTTTTGCTGCTATTAGCTCAAAATCCCAACAGGGTCTTCGGCAGAGAGGAATTGTTTGAAAGAATCTGGGGGTTGGATGCTTTGGGTGATATTTCCACAGTAACCGTGCACATAGCCAGGCTCCGTGATAAGCTGGAATCCACACCTTCAAATCCACAATTTATAGAAACAGTTTGGGGTGCCGGTTATAGATTTAAAATATAA
- a CDS encoding sensor histidine kinase encodes MNIKRRLIYSNTLTIIIPLFISFVIAIAVINITSLAFKRDINYENFKELVSVKTELLHISSGIAKQKINIIEYNEYKEFLLQRLSPIQGEFIVTQNDSLVFSSGNITKIDLEKCLEASKSGFLSKSIKIKGRSQFIQVIEHKFKDGTTGKIILLAPINEKSDFLFNFILLVGGVFVLSFISINIFMSYLMSKRILKPVTLLKKAASEISSGNLNYEVIEDGDEEIKELCKDFEQMRLQLKDSVHEKMLYDDNRKMLVSSISHDLKTPITSIKGYVEGILDGVAATPEKINEYLKTIYSKASQVDLMIDDLLLYSKLDLHQLPFNFESTNIIQYFEYCISDCAEELRRSGIEITLENNLTNSKFVLIDRERMRRVITNIIDNSRKYMNKEKGQIKIILRETNSSILAEIRDNGSGISKDEVNQIFDRFYRANKARTGTDGSGLGLAIAKQIVEGHQGKIWAISHGNDGTSIIISLAKMEGVK; translated from the coding sequence ATGAATATAAAAAGACGTTTGATTTATTCTAATACTCTTACTATTATCATCCCACTTTTCATAAGCTTTGTAATTGCTATTGCAGTAATAAATATTACATCTTTAGCTTTTAAACGGGATATAAATTATGAGAATTTCAAAGAACTTGTATCTGTGAAAACAGAACTTCTTCACATAAGCAGTGGTATAGCAAAGCAAAAGATCAACATTATTGAATACAATGAGTATAAGGAATTTTTGCTTCAAAGGTTATCTCCAATACAGGGAGAGTTTATTGTAACTCAGAATGATAGTCTTGTATTTTCAAGCGGTAATATTACCAAAATTGATTTAGAAAAGTGTTTGGAAGCATCAAAATCAGGCTTTTTAAGCAAGTCAATAAAAATTAAGGGCAGATCTCAATTTATCCAAGTTATTGAGCATAAGTTTAAAGACGGCACCACAGGAAAAATAATCTTATTAGCTCCAATAAATGAAAAGTCTGATTTCTTGTTTAATTTTATCCTTTTGGTTGGAGGAGTATTTGTCTTATCCTTTATTTCAATAAATATATTTATGTCCTACTTAATGTCCAAAAGAATATTAAAACCCGTAACGCTTCTAAAAAAAGCAGCCTCAGAGATAAGCAGCGGAAACTTAAACTATGAGGTTATTGAAGATGGAGATGAAGAAATTAAGGAACTATGTAAGGATTTTGAGCAAATGCGTTTGCAGCTTAAGGATTCGGTCCATGAGAAAATGCTCTATGATGACAACCGTAAAATGTTAGTATCCAGTATCTCTCATGATCTAAAGACACCTATAACATCAATTAAGGGGTATGTGGAGGGTATTTTGGACGGTGTAGCCGCTACTCCGGAAAAGATAAATGAATATTTAAAAACCATTTATTCTAAAGCCAGTCAAGTAGATCTCATGATTGATGATTTGCTCTTATATTCGAAGCTGGATCTCCATCAGCTCCCTTTTAATTTTGAAAGCACAAATATCATCCAGTACTTTGAATACTGTATATCTGATTGTGCTGAGGAATTAAGAAGATCCGGTATAGAAATAACTCTGGAAAACAATCTTACAAATTCAAAGTTTGTACTTATAGATAGAGAAAGAATGAGACGTGTTATAACTAATATAATTGATAACTCTCGTAAATATATGAATAAAGAAAAGGGCCAGATAAAAATAATTTTGAGAGAAACTAATTCCAGTATACTTGCTGAAATAAGGGATAATGGCTCCGGTATAAGCAAAGACGAAGTAAATCAGATATTTGACAGGTTTTATAGAGCAAATAAGGCCCGTACCGGTACAGACGGCAGTGGTCTAGGCCTTGCAATTGCTAAGCAAATTGTTGAAGGCCATCAGGGTAAAATATGGGCTATTAGCCATGGTAATGATGGTACAAGCATTATAATATCTCTTGCCAAAATGGAAGGAGTGAAATAA
- a CDS encoding ABC transporter permease → MGGFKPALINEIEKLYKKKKVTVSAVLSVIVIILVQLTMTVLQSGVGLRSVGSMEFPILVLSVTVVSILPLFTALVTIDSFSGEFSHNTMKISLTRPVTRLKLLLAKICAIMCFVLANLLLVMILSLLVGLIFNRNSFTLLGLYRVLISYIVTLLPMLVLSIMIIFFTNILKSGTGVFFLSIIVFIGFKVSEIIFYQYSGLFLTSMLDWYNLWIMDIFPLGKIIRTFVLMCSYVIILFTGSYSLFDKRDF, encoded by the coding sequence ATGGGAGGATTTAAGCCAGCTTTGATTAATGAAATAGAAAAACTATATAAAAAGAAAAAGGTTACAGTATCCGCAGTATTATCCGTTATAGTAATAATACTGGTTCAATTAACCATGACTGTCCTACAATCCGGAGTAGGTTTGAGATCTGTGGGAAGTATGGAGTTTCCAATACTTGTGCTATCAGTCACGGTGGTTTCGATACTCCCCCTTTTTACAGCACTTGTAACCATAGACAGTTTCTCCGGTGAATTTTCTCACAACACCATGAAAATTTCTTTAACAAGACCAGTTACAAGATTAAAATTACTCCTTGCAAAAATATGTGCAATAATGTGTTTTGTCCTGGCCAATTTGCTGCTTGTTATGATTCTCTCATTATTAGTTGGACTAATATTTAATAGAAATTCTTTTACACTTTTAGGTTTATATAGGGTACTAATTTCTTACATAGTCACCCTGTTGCCAATGCTTGTATTATCAATCATGATTATATTCTTTACTAACATATTAAAAAGTGGTACCGGCGTATTTTTTCTATCTATAATTGTCTTTATAGGTTTTAAGGTCTCAGAAATTATTTTTTATCAATATTCAGGATTATTTCTCACTTCTATGCTGGATTGGTATAACCTGTGGATTATGGATATTTTCCCACTTGGAAAGATAATCCGTACATTTGTGTTAATGTGCAGTTATGTTATAATTTTATTTACAGGAAGCTATAGTTTATTTGATAAAAGAGACTTTTAA
- a CDS encoding LysE family transporter has protein sequence MADSYILFIKALFIGLATGIIISIPIGPAGIESVRWTITKGFRRGILVAMGSVMVDVLDAVLINFGLLSWIESNKLMEALFWTVSGIVTFFIGLRAVKSGKSYDLNEEEKLLEKKGITAHPVFTGFIITLTYPMTHFSWLTFSTTFIRYWRNLGVIPYATFVTSMLSGILTGLTGINYLASKGRKVIKVKETGKFTNLLAHGIALLGVGFFIFGLIKLYPHFQ, from the coding sequence ATGGCAGATAGCTACATATTATTTATAAAAGCACTATTCATAGGACTGGCAACAGGCATTATAATATCGATTCCAATCGGTCCGGCGGGAATAGAGTCTGTAAGATGGACTATAACCAAGGGATTTAGGAGAGGAATTCTTGTTGCAATGGGGTCAGTCATGGTAGACGTGCTAGATGCTGTACTGATTAATTTTGGTTTACTAAGCTGGATTGAATCAAATAAATTAATGGAAGCCCTATTTTGGACGGTTTCCGGTATAGTTACCTTCTTTATTGGGTTAAGAGCAGTAAAAAGCGGTAAGAGCTATGACCTCAATGAAGAGGAAAAGCTCTTGGAAAAGAAGGGAATTACTGCGCACCCAGTTTTTACAGGATTTATTATAACCTTGACTTATCCTATGACACATTTTTCCTGGCTGACTTTTAGTACTACCTTTATAAGGTACTGGCGTAATCTTGGGGTAATTCCTTATGCAACCTTTGTGACTTCAATGTTGTCAGGCATACTTACAGGTCTTACAGGTATTAATTATTTGGCATCTAAAGGAAGAAAGGTGATAAAAGTAAAGGAAACAGGAAAGTTTACCAATCTACTTGCTCATGGTATAGCTCTGCTGGGAGTAGGCTTCTTTATCTTTGGACTAATAAAACTGTATCCGCATTTTCAATGA